A window of the Xiashengella succiniciproducens genome harbors these coding sequences:
- the sufD gene encoding Fe-S cluster assembly protein SufD, translating into MNISDQDKAYIQLFEDNRSFIEQHSSPQVNRVREKAFAAFSRNGLPSAKNEAYKYTPLAPKFKADLPQAFLLNGFLGKAVDSIEFKVRELDAYTIYTFNGRYIDRGQNGNLPEGLVAGSFAELAGKYPELIERYYGTLADSEKDSYVALNTMFATDGLFIYVPKNLVVEKPLQIVNILAGEKDIMVNQRNFIYVSENAQVKVLFCDHTGSSNRFVVNTVTEGFVGEAGILDFYNLQNQHNGTVQVGGYYFDQESKSLLNASYFTLSTGITRNNLFGRLNGSHAENHFYGLYLIDKNQHVDNYSFIHHAVPDCESNELFKGVMDDSSTGAFTGRILVAPDAQRTNAYQANNNLLLTSSAKMNTRPQLEIYADDVKCSHGATVGQLDEEAMFYLRARGISKEEANIMLMFAFAYEVLEKIRVPELKEQIRELVEMRFRGELDKCLSCVVCGQPGVPHLSTESR; encoded by the coding sequence ATGAATATATCAGATCAGGATAAGGCCTATATACAACTGTTTGAGGATAACAGGAGCTTTATTGAACAACATTCCTCACCCCAGGTCAACAGGGTGAGGGAAAAGGCTTTTGCTGCCTTTTCCCGTAACGGTTTGCCTTCAGCAAAGAATGAGGCTTACAAGTACACTCCCCTGGCACCGAAATTTAAAGCCGACCTACCACAAGCATTTTTGCTTAACGGTTTCCTTGGCAAGGCTGTCGATTCTATCGAATTTAAGGTAAGGGAGCTGGATGCCTATACCATCTATACTTTCAATGGACGTTATATAGACAGAGGACAAAACGGAAATCTCCCCGAGGGTCTTGTTGCCGGAAGTTTTGCTGAACTGGCGGGTAAGTATCCGGAACTTATAGAGAGGTACTACGGAACCCTTGCTGATTCTGAAAAGGACAGTTATGTGGCACTCAATACTATGTTTGCCACTGACGGACTCTTTATTTATGTTCCCAAAAACCTTGTTGTTGAGAAGCCACTGCAGATAGTCAATATTCTGGCTGGAGAAAAAGATATTATGGTTAACCAGCGTAACTTTATCTATGTATCGGAAAATGCGCAGGTTAAAGTGCTGTTTTGTGATCATACAGGGTCTTCCAACCGTTTTGTTGTCAATACCGTGACGGAAGGTTTTGTTGGTGAAGCAGGTATTCTGGATTTCTATAATCTGCAGAATCAGCATAACGGAACCGTGCAGGTTGGAGGTTATTACTTCGACCAGGAAAGCAAGTCGCTGCTTAATGCAAGCTACTTTACTCTCAGTACAGGTATTACCCGTAACAACTTATTTGGAAGGCTTAACGGAAGTCATGCTGAGAACCACTTCTACGGTTTGTATCTGATTGATAAGAACCAGCATGTTGACAACTATTCCTTTATTCATCATGCAGTACCTGATTGTGAAAGCAATGAGCTGTTCAAAGGTGTAATGGACGATTCCAGCACCGGAGCTTTTACCGGTCGAATCCTGGTTGCTCCTGATGCTCAACGTACCAATGCATATCAGGCCAACAACAACCTGCTTCTGACAAGCAGTGCTAAGATGAATACCCGTCCTCAACTTGAGATTTATGCTGATGATGTGAAGTGTAGCCACGGTGCAACTGTGGGACAGCTTGACGAAGAGGCTATGTTCTACCTGAGGGCAAGAGGTATTAGTAAGGAAGAAGCCAACATTATGTTAATGTTTGCCTTTGCTTACGAGGTGCTTGAGAAAATCAGGGTACCTGAGCTTAAAGAGCAGATCAGGGAACTTGTGGAAATGAGATTCCGCGGTGAACTGGATAAGTGTCTGTCATGCGTAGTTTGCGGACAGCCTGGTGTACCACATTTGTCAACTGAAAGCAGATGA
- the sufB gene encoding Fe-S cluster assembly protein SufB, with amino-acid sequence MASEQDKLLEEVTGREYQYGFHTDIEMDVLPKGLNEDVIREISRRKEEPEFMLEFRLSAYRNWLKMESPSWAHLKIDRIDFQDIIYYAAPKNAPKYNSLDEVDPELLATFEKLGIPLEEQKALSGVAVDAIIDSVSVKTTFRETLAEKGIIFCSISEAIKEHPDLVKKYLGSVVPPQDNYFAALNSAVFSDGSFVFIPKGVRCPMELSSYFRINAMNTGQFERTLIVAEDDSYVSYLEGCTAPMRDENQLHAAVVEIVALERAEVKYSTVQNWYPGDKEGRGGVYNFVTKRGICKGDYSKISWTQVETGSAITWKYPSCVLMGDHSVGEFYSVALTNHFQQADTGTKMIHLGKNTRSIIVSKGISAGKSQNSYRGLVKVSKNADNARNFSQCDSLLLGDKCGAHTFPYLEIHNSTAKVEHEATTSKIGEDQIFYCNQRGISTEDAVGLIVNGYAKEVLNQLPMEFAVEAQKLLQISLEGSVG; translated from the coding sequence ATGGCGAGCGAACAAGATAAATTATTGGAAGAAGTAACGGGGAGAGAATATCAATATGGTTTTCACACCGATATTGAAATGGATGTACTCCCCAAGGGCCTGAATGAGGATGTTATCAGGGAAATATCCAGGCGTAAGGAGGAGCCCGAATTCATGCTGGAATTCAGGCTTAGCGCATACCGCAACTGGCTTAAGATGGAATCCCCCTCATGGGCACATCTGAAGATTGATAGAATTGATTTTCAAGATATAATCTATTATGCGGCCCCCAAGAATGCACCGAAATACAACAGTCTTGATGAGGTAGACCCCGAACTGCTTGCTACCTTTGAGAAGCTTGGAATTCCTCTTGAGGAACAAAAGGCGCTGTCAGGTGTGGCTGTCGATGCAATCATCGACAGCGTATCAGTAAAGACTACTTTTCGTGAAACGCTGGCTGAAAAGGGGATTATTTTCTGCAGCATCTCGGAGGCAATTAAAGAGCATCCGGATCTTGTTAAGAAATATCTGGGAAGCGTAGTCCCTCCGCAGGATAACTACTTTGCAGCACTTAACTCAGCTGTGTTTAGCGATGGATCCTTTGTTTTTATACCCAAAGGTGTAAGGTGCCCGATGGAGCTGTCCTCCTATTTCCGTATTAACGCAATGAATACAGGACAGTTTGAGCGCACACTTATAGTTGCTGAGGACGACAGCTATGTAAGCTACCTTGAAGGATGTACTGCTCCGATGCGTGATGAGAATCAGCTCCATGCTGCAGTTGTTGAGATTGTTGCACTTGAGAGAGCAGAGGTTAAGTACTCTACTGTACAAAACTGGTACCCCGGTGATAAAGAGGGCAGGGGTGGAGTCTACAACTTCGTTACCAAGCGCGGTATCTGCAAGGGTGATTATTCTAAGATATCCTGGACTCAGGTTGAAACGGGTTCGGCTATCACCTGGAAGTATCCTAGCTGCGTACTTATGGGAGACCACAGTGTTGGTGAGTTTTACTCAGTAGCTCTTACAAATCACTTCCAGCAGGCAGATACAGGAACTAAGATGATACATCTTGGCAAGAACACCAGGAGTATCATTGTTTCAAAAGGTATCTCAGCAGGCAAGAGTCAGAACAGCTACCGGGGACTTGTGAAGGTGTCAAAGAATGCTGACAATGCACGTAACTTCTCCCAGTGCGACTCCCTGTTGCTTGGAGATAAGTGCGGTGCACATACCTTTCCCTACCTGGAGATACACAATAGTACCGCAAAAGTTGAACATGAAGCTACAACATCCAAGATAGGTGAGGATCAAATATTTTACTGTAACCAGAGAGGTATCAGTACCGAGGATGCCGTTGGTCTCATTGTCAATGGTTATGCCAAGGAAGTTCTCAACCAACTACCTATGGAATTTGCAGTCGAGGCTCAGAAACTACTTCAGATTAGTCTTGAAGGTAGTGTGGGTTAA
- the sufC gene encoding Fe-S cluster assembly ATPase SufC, which produces MLKIRNLRAMIDGKEILKGIDLDVKAGEIHAIMGPNGSGKSTLASVLAGNEAFEVTDGTIEFKGKDLLELAPEDRAREGLFLSFQYPVEIPGVSMTNFLRVALNEQRKYKGEEPLSASEFLKLMRERKKLVEMDSDLTNRSVNEGFSGGEKKKNEIFQMAMLDPALSILDETDSGLDIDALRVVANGVNKLRRPENATIIITHYQRLLDYIVPDKVHVLYKGRIVKSAGKELAYELEKNGYDWIKQEVDA; this is translated from the coding sequence ATGCTTAAGATAAGGAATTTGCGTGCCATGATAGATGGCAAAGAGATATTAAAAGGAATCGACCTGGATGTTAAAGCCGGTGAAATACATGCAATAATGGGTCCCAACGGTTCGGGCAAGAGTACACTGGCATCAGTGCTTGCCGGAAATGAGGCCTTTGAGGTAACAGATGGAACCATTGAATTTAAAGGTAAGGATCTTCTGGAGCTAGCTCCTGAGGACCGTGCCCGCGAGGGCTTGTTCCTGAGCTTCCAGTACCCTGTGGAGATACCCGGTGTAAGCATGACCAATTTCCTGCGTGTTGCACTGAATGAACAGAGGAAGTACAAGGGAGAGGAACCTCTTTCTGCAAGTGAGTTTCTCAAGCTGATGCGTGAACGCAAAAAGCTTGTAGAGATGGACTCAGATCTTACAAACCGCTCTGTAAACGAAGGGTTTTCAGGTGGTGAGAAGAAAAAGAACGAGATTTTCCAGATGGCAATGCTCGATCCGGCTCTTTCAATACTTGACGAAACCGACTCAGGTCTTGACATCGATGCATTGAGAGTTGTGGCCAACGGAGTTAACAAGCTTCGCCGTCCCGAAAACGCAACTATCATTATTACCCACTATCAGCGTCTGCTCGACTACATCGTCCCCGACAAGGTACATGTGCTTTACAAAGGCAGGATAGTCAAGTCAGCAGGCAAGGAACTTGCATATGAGCTTGAAAAGAATGGCTATGACTGGATTAAGCAGGAAGTGGATGCGTAA